Proteins from a single region of Pirellulales bacterium:
- a CDS encoding site-specific integrase translates to MGNSTLRIPSYRRHKPSGQAVVTIAGRDIYLGSWNTATSRAEYNRIIAEWTAQGGTLPQKASSDFTITELLAAFEQYAKGYYRGPDGKPTTETANFKPIMRRLKKLYGRTPAANFGPLALKAVRQEMVGEGLSRGTVNHAVNRTRRIFKWAVENELIPPVVLQALQAVAGLRYGRSDAAETEPVRPVPDEFVEAVLPFVAPQVAAMIELQQVTGMRSGEVTIMRGADINTAGKVWVYTPQTHKTAWKGHHRQVYLGPKAQQIVKPFLKADMSAYLFSPADADAERYGQRFGVISADRKTPVYPSELRARERRRTERRRRKGGRGKRDRYTPDTYYQALMYGIEAANRARLVEAKAAGIEADQVALVPHWHPHQLRHNAATNLRREHGIEVARIILGHRSAAITEVYAEVDHARAIEVMWRIG, encoded by the coding sequence ATGGGGAATTCGACTCTTCGCATCCCGTCCTATCGCCGCCACAAGCCGAGCGGTCAAGCCGTCGTCACGATCGCCGGCCGTGATATTTATCTCGGCTCTTGGAACACCGCGACCAGTCGCGCCGAATACAACCGCATCATCGCCGAGTGGACGGCGCAAGGCGGCACGCTTCCGCAGAAGGCAAGCAGCGACTTCACCATCACCGAGTTGCTAGCGGCCTTCGAGCAATATGCCAAAGGCTATTACCGCGGCCCGGACGGCAAACCGACCACCGAGACGGCGAACTTCAAGCCGATCATGCGCCGGCTCAAGAAGCTCTACGGCCGAACACCGGCCGCGAACTTCGGACCGCTGGCACTGAAAGCCGTCCGGCAGGAAATGGTCGGCGAAGGGCTTTCCCGCGGGACGGTCAACCATGCCGTGAATCGCACCCGGCGGATATTCAAATGGGCCGTCGAGAACGAGCTAATCCCGCCCGTCGTGCTGCAAGCGCTGCAGGCCGTGGCCGGGCTGCGCTACGGCCGAAGCGATGCCGCCGAGACGGAGCCGGTTCGCCCGGTGCCCGATGAATTCGTTGAGGCCGTGTTGCCGTTCGTCGCGCCGCAAGTCGCGGCGATGATCGAACTGCAGCAAGTCACCGGCATGCGCTCCGGCGAAGTGACGATTATGCGGGGGGCCGACATCAACACCGCCGGCAAGGTTTGGGTTTACACTCCGCAGACGCATAAGACGGCGTGGAAGGGGCACCATCGACAAGTGTATCTCGGTCCGAAAGCGCAGCAGATCGTCAAGCCATTTCTCAAAGCCGATATGTCGGCCTATTTGTTCTCTCCGGCCGACGCCGACGCCGAGCGCTATGGTCAACGGTTCGGCGTGATTAGCGCGGACCGCAAGACGCCGGTCTATCCGAGTGAGTTGCGGGCAAGGGAACGGCGCAGGACCGAACGGCGACGGCGGAAGGGAGGCCGCGGGAAGCGCGACCGATACACGCCCGACACCTACTACCAAGCTCTGATGTACGGCATCGAGGCGGCAAACCGTGCCCGGCTGGTGGAAGCCAAGGCCGCCGGCATCGAGGCCGATCAAGTCGCGCTCGTGCCGCATTGGCATCCGCATCAATTGAGGCACAACGCGGCCACGAATCTACGCCGGGAGCATGGGATTGAAGTCGCGCGAATCATTTTGGGGCATCGGAGCGCAGCGATCACGGAAGTTTATGC